From a region of the Penaeus vannamei isolate JL-2024 chromosome 2, ASM4276789v1, whole genome shotgun sequence genome:
- the LOC113822776 gene encoding uncharacterized protein yields the protein MEMRIAFASLQLLTALAVLTQDAAAASTAAETTLLRWRRQAIHCQPGDAACAHCSASCDAVEASRLPECCEAYGACCDQYFKACKQCSNIVNEDKFFPEYCCASFTDCCDLITTFTTEVKAPTTRKGKGKGKADLPVPITPAPKPEVFPGVSEYPGEEARPSAPEVPPAPAAPVAPVAPIAPGDPAGPEAPAAPSAPFRADSAPASPAREQPKRGRGADSRRGGAGGVGSAGGRGAARGRQPQRSQAQGPSADSRRGRVTSRGRVL from the exons ATGGAGATGAGGATTGCGTTTGCTTCGCTGCAGCTGCTGACGGCGCTGGCAGTGCTGACCCAGGACGCCGCAGCGGCCTCCACCGCCGCCGAGACGACCTTGCTCCGCTGGAGGCGCCAGGCCATCCACTGCCAGCCGGGAGATGCGGCCTGCGCGCACTGCTCGGCTTCCTGTGACGCCGTGGAGGCGTCCCGGCTGCCCGAGTGCTGCGAGGCCTACGGCGCCTGCTGCGACCAGTACTTCAAGGCGTGCAAG CAATGCTCGAACATCGTAAACGAAGACAAGTTTTTCCCCGAGTACTGCTGCGCTTCCTTCACCGACTGCTGCGACCTCATAACCACTTTCACCACGGAGGTCAAG GCCCCGACGACGCGCAAAGGCAAGGGCAAGGGAAAGGCGGACCTGCCCGTGCCCATCACCCCGGCTCCCAAGCCCGAGGTCTTCCCAGGGGTCAGTGAGTACCCAGGCGAGGAAGCCCGGCCCTCCGCCCCCGAGGTTCCACCTGCTCCTGCAGCGCCTGTTGCCCCCGTCGCTCCTATCGCCCCAGGGGATCCTGCTGGCCCAGAGGCCCCTGCGGCCCCCAGCGCGCCATTCCGCGCCGACTCAGCGCCCGCGTCTCCTGCGAGAGAGCAGCCGAAGCGGGGCCGAGGTGCTGACAGCAGGAGGGGCGGCGCAGGCGGCGTAGGCAGCGCAGGCGGTCGCGGCGCCGCCCGGGGGAGGCAGCCGCAGCGCAGCCAAGCGCAG GGACCGTCGGCCGACAGCAGACGAGGGCGCGTCACTTCCAGGGGCCGCGTGCTGTAA